A segment of the Mycobacterium intracellulare ATCC 13950 genome:
GCGGGGTGGTCAGCCTCGCGGCGATTTTCACGGTTCCGTTCGTGACCGACAGCAGCGCGCCGTTTCCCGACCGGGACCTGCTGCTGTTCTGCACCCTGGTCGTCGTGCTGGTGACGCTGATCGGACAGGGCATCACGTTCGGCCCGCTGGTGCGCGCCCTGGGCCTGCGCGCGGATGCCACCGACGAACTGCGGCTGCGCAACCGGGCTCGCGCCGCCGCCGTGCAGGCCGCGCTGGACAGGCTCGACTCGCTGGACCAACAGGACGACGTGGACGTGGACCCTCGGGTGATCGACGGTGTGCGCCAACAGTTGTCGGCACGGCTCGAGCGGTATCAGCACCGGCTCGACCTGTTGTCGGACGCCGCCGAGGCGCCCGCCGCTCCCCGCTACGAGGCCGCGGTCGCCATCCGCCGCATCGCCATCGACGCCCAGCGCGACGAGCTGGTGCGCTGGCGGGACGCGGGCATGCTGCCCGACCAGAGCCTGCGCGCGATTGAACGCGAACTCGACCACGAAGAGAGCACGCTGCCGATGCGGACGCGCCGGGCCCGCCGGCGCACGCAAAGAACTTAATTTTCAACCTGTTTGGTGCGGCCTACCCTGTTGCGACGACGCTCCATGAAACCCCTTGCGGGCGAACGACCCTCAGGGCTGGCCGGGTTTGAGCCGCACGAACAGCGCGTCGGCTTCGGTGAGCAGGCGATCGTTGTCGGTCAACCGGCCCGAGACGAAGATCTTGCGCCCGTCCACCCGGTCGACGCCGGCGTCGAACTGTAGTTCCTTCTCCACCGGAACGATGTGGCGGTAGTCGATCTTGAGGTAGGCGGTGCGCTGCCGTGGGTTGCCGGTGAGCACCGCGGCGCTCAGCCCCAGAATGGAATCGAACAGCATCCCCAGCGCGCCGCCGTGCACGGCGCCGTTACGGCCGAGATGGAACCGGGCGAAGCGGGCCTCGCCATGGACGCGGCCGTCTGCGCCTTTGCGGGCCGCCATGGGGATCGTCAGGATGTTGCCGCGCATCGGCAGGTCCATCCGGCGGCCCGACGGGGAGGCCCACTCGTCGGCGTCGTACGGCGCCAGCAACGCCGACACCTTCTCCAGCAGGTCGGCCGCCTCGGTGATCACCTCGTCGGGGGCGTCGGCGGCGCGGGCGTGATCCTGCAACGCGCGCACGGCGTCGATGAACCTGCCGTAGTCGGGCCCGCCCTTGGTGGTCGGTTCGGGCGGGTTGAATCCCCCGCCGGGGTGTCGCTGATGTTCGGCCACCACCACACCGTATTGCCCGACGGGCGCGCGCATTCGCGAGGTGGCTACCCGGTCTGCTGGGCCCCGGCGGCCGACAGGGTCTCGAACTCGTCGTCCGACAGCGTGATCTCAGCGGCGGCGACGTTCTCCTCCAGGTGCGCCACCTTCGACGTCCCCGGAATCGGCAGCATCACCGGTGACCGCTTCAGCAACCACGCCAGCGCCAGCTGTGACGGCGTCGCGTCGTGCTCGGCGGCGATGCGCTGCAGCGGCCCGTCGGGGGCGGCCAGCGGTCCGGCGGCCAGCGGGAACCAGGGGATGAAACCGATGCCCTGTTCGGTCACCGCGTCCAGCAGCGGTTCGGCGTCACGGGCCGACAGGTTGTACATGTTCTGCACCGACACGATCTCGGTGATCTTTTGCGCCGCGCCGAGCTGGTCGACGTTGATCTCGGACAGGCCGATGTGGCGGATCTTGCCCTCGTTCTTCAGGGTCAGCAGCTCGCCGACCTGGTCCTCGAGCGGGAAGTTCTTGTCGATGCGGTGCAGCTGGAACAGGTCGATGGCGTCCACGCCCAGCCGGCGCAGGCTCAGCTCGCATTCCTGGCGCAGATAACTGGGGTTGCCCAACGGGATCCAGATGTCCGGGCCGGTGCGCAGCAGCCCCGCCTTGGTCGCGATCACCAGGCCGTCGTAGGGATGCAGCGCCTCGTGGATGATCTCCTCGGAGAAGTACGGGCCGTAGGAGTCCGCGGTGTCGATGAAGTTCACCCCGAGCTCGACGGCGCGCCGCAGCACCCGGACGCATTCGTCGCGGTCGTCGGGCGGGCCCCACACGCCCTTCGCGGTAAGGCGCATCGCCCCGAAGCCGAGTCGGTTGATGGTCAGATCTCCGCCGAGGGTGAACGTTCCCGACGCCCCGGCAACGGTTTTCGAGTTTTGTGCGGTCACATCTTCAGACCGTACTCGCAAAACACCGCCGCGCATCGTGGCGTGGCAAGCTGAACGCGTGGACCTACGAGCGCTCGAGGAACTTCCGCTGACCTATCGGGAAGTGGGTGCGACGGCGGCCGGTGACCTGCCCGCGGGATACGACCATCAACACGCCGAGCGCCAAATCGGCACGGGCCGGCAGCGTTTCGAGCAGGCCGCCGACGCCGTGCTGCGCTGGGGCATGCAGCGCGGCTCGGGGCTGCGCGTGCAGGCCAGCTCGGAGATCGCCGTCGTCGACGCGGTGGTGGTGGTGCGGATGGGTTTTCTGCCGGCGCCCTGCCGCGTCGTGTACGTCGTCGACGAACCCGACATTCGCGGCTTCGGCTACGGCACCCTGCCGGGCCACCCGGAATCCGGCGAGGAGCGTTTCGTGGTGCGCTACGACCCGATCACCTCCGCAGTCCACGCGGAGGTGTCGGCATTCTCCCGTCCGGCGACCTGGTGGAGCAAGGCCGGCGGCCCGGTGGTGCGGGTAGCGCAGCGGCTCATCGCCAAGCGCTACCTGAGGGCCGTCTGACGCGCGGCTACCGGGCCGCGATGCTGCGCCCGATGCTGCCGCTGTGCACGCCCTGCGCCAGCCGGGCCAGCGCGATGGCGCCCACGAACAACCCGAAGTCGCGCAGCGCGACGTCGTAGAACCCGGGCCCGGTGACCAGGTCGATGATGATC
Coding sequences within it:
- a CDS encoding DUF1990 family protein codes for the protein MDLRALEELPLTYREVGATAAGDLPAGYDHQHAERQIGTGRQRFEQAADAVLRWGMQRGSGLRVQASSEIAVVDAVVVVRMGFLPAPCRVVYVVDEPDIRGFGYGTLPGHPESGEERFVVRYDPITSAVHAEVSAFSRPATWWSKAGGPVVRVAQRLIAKRYLRAV
- a CDS encoding aldo/keto reductase; the encoded protein is MRGGVLRVRSEDVTAQNSKTVAGASGTFTLGGDLTINRLGFGAMRLTAKGVWGPPDDRDECVRVLRRAVELGVNFIDTADSYGPYFSEEIIHEALHPYDGLVIATKAGLLRTGPDIWIPLGNPSYLRQECELSLRRLGVDAIDLFQLHRIDKNFPLEDQVGELLTLKNEGKIRHIGLSEINVDQLGAAQKITEIVSVQNMYNLSARDAEPLLDAVTEQGIGFIPWFPLAAGPLAAPDGPLQRIAAEHDATPSQLALAWLLKRSPVMLPIPGTSKVAHLEENVAAAEITLSDDEFETLSAAGAQQTG
- a CDS encoding PaaI family thioesterase; translated protein: MRAPVGQYGVVVAEHQRHPGGGFNPPEPTTKGGPDYGRFIDAVRALQDHARAADAPDEVITEAADLLEKVSALLAPYDADEWASPSGRRMDLPMRGNILTIPMAARKGADGRVHGEARFARFHLGRNGAVHGGALGMLFDSILGLSAAVLTGNPRQRTAYLKIDYRHIVPVEKELQFDAGVDRVDGRKIFVSGRLTDNDRLLTEADALFVRLKPGQP